A region from the Triticum aestivum cultivar Chinese Spring chromosome 3D, IWGSC CS RefSeq v2.1, whole genome shotgun sequence genome encodes:
- the LOC123078572 gene encoding pentatricopeptide repeat-containing protein At4g36680, mitochondrial codes for MAAIFSASGRRLLSTAAAAAEFPVPMARIRNLARAGQLADIDAAVVPLVPTNPKAVISALSVVGLSDRASAILSTIPSPTAEHLNALLAPLLRRRRLAERVPALLDAHPSAPRDAFTWSILAKSLCITKGADHAVYLLHGEEPPSLHLYTAIIDSYYKQKKPHRAEELWREMVEERGIAPDAAAYNVRITYKSATGTVEEVQELIRAMGEESGLRPDVISYNGLIRVLGRHKRVDEALEVYRSLQEKGAAEGNTEAKLAPECATYACMVGALCSEGRLSEAEDVFYEGVKRKKVADLGTVRKLVVALKEAGKGRAARRVVVGLRKKFPDQFDGPWKELEKDAGLTPGASNEEEEVEEDEQQPEKTAAAV; via the coding sequence ATGGCCGCCATCTtctccgcctccggccgccgcctgcTCTCCACTGCCGCTGCGGCTGCGGAGTTCCCCGTCCCGATGGCCCGCATCCGCAACCTCGCCCGCGCGGGCCAGCTCGCCGACATCGACGCCGCCGTCGTGCCGCTCGTGCCGACCAACCCCAAAGCCGTGATCTCCGCCCTCTCCGTGGTCGGCCTCTCCGACCGGGCCTCCGCCATCCTCTCCACCATCCCGTCGCCCACCGCCGAGCATCTCAACGCCCTCCTggccccgctcctccgccgccgccgcctcgccgagcgCGTGCCTGCTCTGCTGGACGCGCACCCCTCGGCGCCGCGCGACGCCTTTACGTGGTCCATCCTCGCCAAGTCCCTCTGCATCACCAAAGGCGCCGACCACGCGGTGTACCTCCTCCACGGGGAGGAGCCGCCTTCCCTCCACCTCTACACGGCCATCATCGACTCCTACTACAAGCAAAAGAAGCCCCACCGCGCCGAGGAGCTGTGGCGCGAGATGGTCGAGGAACGCGGCATCGCGCCCGACGCTGCCGCTTACAATGTCAGGATCACCTACAAGTCGGCAACCGGCACGGTGGAGGAGGTGCAGGAGCTTATCCGAGCCATGGGCGAGGAGTCGGGGCTGCGGCCGGATGTCATCTCCTACAATGGGCTGATCCGGGTGCTGGGGCGGCACAAGAGGGTGGACGAGGCCCTGGAGGTATACAGGAGCTTgcaggagaagggggcggcggagGGGAACACTGAGGCGAAGTTGGCACCGGAGTGCGCAACATACGCATGCATGGTGGGGGCGCTGTGCAGCGAGGGGAGGTTGTCAGAGGCGGAGGACGTGTTCTACGAGGGGGTAAAGCGCAAGAAGGTTGCAGACCTGGGCACGGTGCGGAAGCTGGTAGTGGCTctcaaggaggctggcaagggtcGGGCGGCGAGGCGGGTGGTGGTCGGGCTACGCAAGAAGTTCCCTGACCAGTTCGACGGTCCATGGAAGGAGCTTGAGAAGGATGCCGGCCTCACACCGGGTGCCAGCAACGaagaggaggaagtggaggaggacgagcagcagccagagaagacggcggcggcggtatGA